In the genome of Luteibacter yeojuensis, one region contains:
- a CDS encoding transglutaminase-like domain-containing protein produces the protein MRQATGESGGLVGSDPVGDVPSKQIDAGHFKDAEATIAKALAQPGLTPAQRNTLAFQRERMRRILIDFTLDADAVKSRLRKQIPDLTDAEFAKWDAAGLLEKQTIDGRTLYFKRSPGNLFRISAEARARRSDPKPFDDGPNEVLNDHHRAVREAALAKHTSSVLPRRESVTQVLTVEADAVPAGETIRAWIPYPRAIEGQQEDIRLVSSEPAGARIAPESTMQRTAYLEKKAVAGKPTAFSITYELTLYARYVDIDPAKVVRAPITPELAPFVAERAPHIVFTDAMRAYSKRAVGNETNPYRIAQKLFAAVDTIPWAGAREYSTLSNIGDYTLHAGHGDCGEQTLLLMTLLRLNGIPARWQSGWIFSDGKYNNIHDWGQVYLAPYGWVPMDVTFGRLAAGANAKPGDDKLEWFYLGGLDAYRIAFNDDYSRPFVPAKTFFRSETVDSQRGEVEWKGGNLYFDQWDYDFRWHRVDTPEGAGGTMH, from the coding sequence ATGCGTCAGGCGACCGGCGAGTCGGGCGGCCTGGTGGGCAGCGACCCTGTCGGCGATGTCCCGTCGAAGCAGATCGATGCGGGCCATTTCAAGGATGCGGAGGCGACCATCGCCAAGGCCCTCGCGCAGCCCGGCCTGACTCCCGCCCAACGCAACACCCTTGCATTCCAGCGCGAGCGCATGCGCCGCATCCTCATCGATTTCACCCTCGATGCCGATGCGGTGAAGTCGCGCCTGCGCAAGCAGATACCCGACCTCACCGACGCCGAGTTCGCCAAGTGGGATGCGGCGGGCCTGCTCGAGAAGCAGACGATCGACGGCCGCACGCTGTATTTCAAGCGCTCCCCGGGCAACCTCTTCCGCATCAGCGCCGAGGCCCGCGCGCGGCGCAGCGACCCGAAGCCGTTCGACGACGGCCCGAACGAGGTCCTCAACGATCATCACCGCGCCGTGCGTGAAGCCGCGCTGGCGAAGCACACCAGCAGCGTGCTCCCGCGGCGCGAGAGCGTGACCCAGGTCCTCACCGTGGAGGCGGACGCCGTGCCGGCCGGCGAGACGATCCGTGCGTGGATTCCCTATCCGCGTGCGATCGAGGGCCAGCAGGAGGACATCCGCCTGGTGTCCAGCGAACCCGCGGGTGCGCGGATCGCCCCGGAGTCGACGATGCAGCGCACCGCTTACCTCGAGAAGAAGGCGGTGGCAGGGAAGCCCACGGCATTCTCGATCACCTACGAGCTGACGCTGTACGCCCGCTACGTCGACATCGATCCCGCGAAGGTCGTTCGTGCGCCGATCACACCCGAACTGGCGCCTTTCGTCGCCGAGCGTGCGCCGCACATCGTGTTCACCGACGCCATGCGCGCCTACTCGAAGCGTGCGGTGGGTAACGAGACCAATCCCTACCGTATCGCGCAGAAGCTGTTCGCCGCCGTTGACACCATTCCCTGGGCCGGCGCGCGCGAGTATTCCACCCTCTCCAACATCGGCGACTACACGCTGCACGCCGGCCACGGCGACTGTGGCGAGCAGACCCTGCTGCTGATGACGCTGCTGCGCCTCAACGGCATTCCGGCGCGCTGGCAGTCCGGCTGGATCTTCTCCGATGGCAAATACAACAACATCCACGACTGGGGGCAGGTGTACCTCGCCCCGTATGGATGGGTACCGATGGACGTGACCTTCGGCCGCCTCGCGGCCGGGGCGAACGCAAAGCCGGGCGACGACAAGCTCGAGTGGTTCTACCTCGGCGGCCTGGACGCCTATCGCATCGCCTTCAACGACGACTACTCGCGGCCGTTCGTGCCGGCGAAGACCTTCTTCCGCTCGGAGACGGTCGATTCGCAACGCGGCGAAGTCGAGTGGAAGGGCGGCAACCTGTATTTCGACCAGTGGGATTACGACTTCCGTTGGCATCGTGTCGACACGCCGGAAGGGGCCGGCGGCACGATGCACTGA
- a CDS encoding membrane dipeptidase produces MKRTLGLALLFCAAAQAQDHPLTLDTHVDIPLSYMHDPKFDAGKDGPLKVDLPKMRRGGLDAAFFVIYVEQGPLTKAGYAKAVAQAARKYDGIDLMLARYPDQIRLARTPDDVRANKAAGRLSAMIGIENSYSLGHDLKRLDAAYARGARYVGLVHVGNNDLCGSSLPSKELGDKPDSNLGLSDFGRQVVRRANALGMMVDVSHSSDACVRDVLALSTAPIIASHSSARAITDHPRNLPDDLLKAIAANGGVIQAVAYKEFLKKDPAREAAEKALQKRVVEGAGDKAYDSEKHDYLPSYIEGMKAIQREHPLATLDDFLDHIQHMVKVAGIDHVGIASDFDGGGEITGWMDASETRNVTAGLKRRGFSDADIAKIWSGNLLRVWAADEAASSASLDTLVDEAIARYDIPGIAVGVIREGRVVYTRTAGVLAETDGRKVDSRTLFKIASNSKAMTTALLARLVAAGKLRWDDPVVKYLPDFRMNDPWVTREIQVRDLLIHNSGLREGAGDLMLWPEPNRFTRKDILAGLAYLKPEHSFRSRYAYDNLLYVVAGEVAAAAGGAPYETLLRREVFEPLGLSRCQVGSWSRDGIGNVAQPHRHGEHGNEVTNADPSTIPAITSAAAGGVRCDLDDMLRWAGNWLTPDASQRAWLDAKQREPLWSIQNPMPVGQRRKAWNDTHLYGYGYGWRLADVDGQWSVSHTGTLSGMYSTLSLLPGQRSGFVIMMNGGGEDARDTLAEAILKRFTAPGERHTVGEYADRVAAEASAPGASRAPDTSSRAAASAAGAKALLGVWRDPWFGEVSICPVQGGVGFAAARSPVMTGTLQRVGTRYLVEWNGTRMDAEPWLDLAAPDRLRLTKVDPDADFSNDYEDLDFTRVRACP; encoded by the coding sequence ATGAAGCGAACCCTCGGCCTGGCCTTGCTCTTCTGCGCGGCGGCGCAGGCGCAGGACCATCCCCTCACCCTGGATACGCATGTCGACATTCCCCTGTCGTACATGCACGACCCCAAGTTCGACGCCGGCAAGGACGGTCCGCTCAAGGTGGACCTGCCGAAGATGCGCCGCGGCGGCCTCGATGCGGCTTTTTTCGTCATCTATGTCGAGCAGGGCCCGCTGACGAAGGCGGGCTATGCGAAGGCCGTGGCGCAGGCGGCGCGGAAGTACGACGGCATCGACCTCATGCTGGCGCGTTACCCGGACCAGATCCGGCTGGCGCGCACGCCGGACGACGTCCGTGCGAACAAGGCCGCCGGGCGCCTGTCCGCGATGATCGGCATCGAGAACAGCTATTCGCTGGGCCACGACCTGAAACGGCTGGACGCCGCCTACGCGCGTGGCGCGCGCTACGTCGGCCTGGTGCATGTGGGCAATAACGACCTCTGCGGCAGTTCCCTGCCGAGCAAGGAACTGGGCGACAAGCCCGACAGCAACCTCGGCCTGAGCGATTTCGGCCGCCAGGTGGTCCGGCGGGCGAACGCGCTGGGCATGATGGTAGACGTTTCGCATTCCTCGGACGCCTGCGTGCGCGACGTGCTGGCGCTCTCCACCGCGCCCATCATCGCCTCGCATTCCTCCGCGCGCGCGATCACCGATCATCCGCGCAACCTGCCCGACGACCTGCTGAAGGCGATCGCCGCCAACGGTGGCGTGATCCAGGCGGTGGCATACAAGGAATTCCTGAAGAAGGATCCCGCCCGCGAGGCGGCCGAAAAGGCCTTGCAGAAGCGCGTGGTCGAAGGAGCCGGCGACAAGGCTTACGACAGCGAGAAGCACGATTACCTGCCTTCCTACATCGAAGGCATGAAGGCGATCCAGCGCGAACATCCGCTGGCGACGCTGGACGATTTCCTCGATCACATCCAGCACATGGTGAAGGTCGCCGGCATCGACCATGTGGGGATCGCCTCCGACTTCGACGGCGGGGGCGAGATCACCGGGTGGATGGATGCGTCCGAGACACGCAACGTCACCGCGGGGCTCAAGCGACGCGGCTTCTCCGATGCGGACATCGCGAAGATCTGGAGCGGCAATCTCTTGCGCGTCTGGGCCGCGGACGAAGCCGCGTCCAGCGCATCGCTGGACACGCTGGTGGACGAGGCCATCGCCCGTTACGACATTCCCGGGATCGCCGTGGGCGTGATCCGGGAGGGGAGGGTGGTCTACACGCGTACGGCCGGCGTGCTGGCCGAAACGGACGGTCGCAAGGTCGACAGCCGCACGTTGTTCAAGATCGCTTCCAACAGCAAGGCGATGACCACGGCCTTGCTGGCGCGCCTCGTGGCCGCCGGCAAGCTGCGCTGGGACGACCCGGTGGTGAAGTACCTGCCGGACTTCCGGATGAACGACCCATGGGTGACGCGCGAGATCCAGGTGCGCGACCTGTTGATCCATAACAGCGGCCTGCGCGAAGGCGCGGGCGACCTGATGCTGTGGCCGGAGCCGAACCGGTTCACGCGCAAGGACATCCTCGCCGGGCTCGCGTACCTGAAGCCGGAGCACAGCTTCCGCTCGCGCTATGCCTACGACAACCTGCTGTACGTCGTCGCGGGCGAAGTGGCCGCGGCGGCCGGTGGCGCTCCCTACGAGACCCTTCTTCGCCGCGAGGTGTTCGAGCCGCTCGGCCTCTCCCGCTGCCAGGTCGGCAGCTGGTCGCGTGACGGCATCGGTAACGTCGCCCAGCCGCACCGCCATGGCGAGCACGGCAACGAGGTGACGAACGCCGACCCGTCGACGATTCCCGCGATAACCTCGGCGGCGGCCGGCGGCGTGCGCTGCGATCTCGACGACATGCTGCGCTGGGCGGGCAACTGGCTGACGCCCGACGCCTCCCAGCGGGCCTGGCTCGATGCGAAGCAGCGCGAGCCGTTGTGGTCGATCCAGAATCCGATGCCGGTCGGCCAGCGCCGCAAGGCCTGGAACGACACCCATCTGTACGGCTACGGATACGGCTGGCGACTCGCGGACGTGGACGGCCAATGGAGCGTGTCGCATACGGGCACGTTGTCCGGCATGTACTCCACGCTCAGCCTGTTGCCCGGGCAGCGCAGCGGCTTCGTGATCATGATGAACGGCGGCGGCGAGGACGCTCGCGACACGCTCGCCGAAGCCATCCTGAAGCGCTTCACGGCCCCCGGGGAGAGACATACGGTAGGCGAGTACGCGGACCGTGTCGCCGCCGAAGCCTCGGCTCCCGGCGCCTCGCGGGCGCCCGACACCTCGTCGCGCGCCGCGGCCTCGGCAGCCGGAGCGAAGGCCCTGCTCGGCGTATGGCGCGATCCGTGGTTCGGCGAGGTGAGCATTTGTCCGGTGCAAGGCGGCGTGGGTTTCGCCGCGGCACGTTCGCCCGTCATGACCGGCACGCTCCAGCGCGTGGGCACGCGTTACCTCGTAGAGTGGAACGGCACGCGGATGGATGCCGAGCCCTGGCTCGATCTCGCCGCGCCCGACCGTCTGCGACTCACCAAGGTCGATCCCGATGCCGACTTCAGCAACGACTATGAAGACCTGGATTTCACTCGCGTGCGCGCTTGCCCTTAG
- a CDS encoding M15 family metallopeptidase produces MKTWISLACALALSAHATDAPPRVSPARTPAEAGLTDIRSLVPDIAETIHYAGSDNFTGVVVDGYRAPKCFLRTTAAEALARVESELRKEGYRLRLWDCYRPARAVAHFVRWAGDLSDTRTKAAHYPNLDKDKLLGEYIAPVSGHSRGATVDLTLMHCDGDRCTPLDMGTDFDFFDPRAHTASPGIDAAQRANRQRLLRAMAAEGFVNYPQEWWHYSLPSAAAADTIYDVPVE; encoded by the coding sequence ATGAAGACCTGGATTTCACTCGCGTGCGCGCTTGCCCTTAGCGCCCACGCGACGGATGCGCCCCCGCGCGTCTCGCCGGCGCGCACGCCCGCGGAAGCCGGCCTGACGGATATCCGGTCGCTGGTGCCGGATATCGCGGAAACCATCCATTACGCGGGCAGCGACAACTTCACCGGCGTCGTCGTCGACGGTTACCGCGCGCCGAAGTGTTTCCTCCGCACGACCGCCGCCGAGGCGCTGGCGCGGGTGGAGAGCGAACTGCGCAAGGAGGGTTACCGCCTGCGGCTCTGGGACTGCTATCGCCCCGCGCGCGCGGTGGCGCACTTCGTCCGCTGGGCGGGCGATCTGTCCGACACGCGGACGAAGGCCGCGCACTATCCGAACCTCGACAAGGACAAGCTGCTGGGCGAATACATCGCGCCCGTCTCCGGGCACAGTCGCGGCGCCACCGTCGATCTCACGCTCATGCATTGCGATGGCGACCGCTGCACGCCGCTGGACATGGGCACGGACTTCGACTTCTTCGATCCGCGCGCGCATACCGCGTCTCCCGGCATCGACGCCGCACAGCGCGCGAACCGGCAGCGCCTGCTCCGCGCGATGGCGGCAGAGGGGTTCGTCAATTACCCGCAGGAATGGTGGCACTACTCGCTGCCGTCCGCCGCGGCCGCCGACACCATCTACGACGTTCCCGTGGAGTGA
- a CDS encoding TonB-dependent receptor has product MGDIKTNRRALRHGALCLAIGLGLAVSGVAWGANTDGSIVGRTKAGATVTVRDPGTGLTRTVTADADGNFRFPFLPVGHYQLDSSKDGKPVSTTTEVNVSLGNATTVNLVERNAATTELEGVQVSAPVVINAVDVSSTEIATNVSREEIRRLPVDQNVQSVALLAPAVNKGNAGFGGISFGGSSVAENSFYVNGLNVTDFYNRNGFSEAPFAFYQEFQVKTGGYSVEFGRTTGGVVNAVTRSGTNEFKAGAEMTFEPSAWQATTKNRYWDGERYITSSEDHYSRTKMNVYASGPIVKDKLFFFAMYEARGYTPQNTNDEGTLLTQNDTDSGFWGTKIDWHINDKNLLEFMAFSDKDRNEGSVYSYDFATHTKGTKNDVITSDTGGRNWNGTFTSYLVDSLSMKLMYGRNERESFTHGLADAECNPVRIDDSADAPDVPLGCSASTMVEKRNDTRKQGRADFEWTLGDHLVRFGYDHEVDTSEYQRHYPGPGEYYYSIVHADPGSTIENDGVMPPGYDMYVRQRRYNIGGTFETTNNAYYIEDNWNITPDFLLNVGLRSDSFDNKTAEGKSYIKVDNMIAPRLGFSWDLNGDGRTKIFGNLGRYYLPVANVINIKQAGGLLDERTFYTFEGYQILERNGSQYAVPILGQQIGAVDTSQGNGTVGDLRAEVDKNMDPVYQDEAILGFQQMITDKWSWGVSGTYRKLHDAIDDMEISATPQCGGDGYIGYVMGNPGRNVTVYGDTNCDGTPDGYLTIDTSKQGWALYDASGNYLGQRGWKKPRRTFGSLEFQVDRAWDEKWMLNASYVLSWSRGNAEGPVNSDTNFDDTGRTENFDDPWVNLSGGYLPNDHRHQFKLRGTYAINKQWQVGADVTALSGSPITAYGVGNPYDKTSYHSYFICVENCADPVSENRVYVESSRGAKRTPWTFNLNASITYLLPLDEKNNLRVKFAVYNLLNQQRTTGVDQDLQTSIGSNSNTYLQPIRFQPPRFGQLTVSIDF; this is encoded by the coding sequence ATGGGGGATATCAAGACGAACCGGCGTGCTTTGCGCCACGGCGCCTTGTGCTTGGCGATCGGACTGGGCCTGGCCGTGTCCGGCGTGGCCTGGGGCGCGAACACCGACGGCTCGATCGTCGGCCGCACCAAGGCGGGCGCCACGGTCACCGTGCGCGACCCGGGTACCGGGCTGACGCGCACGGTAACCGCCGATGCCGACGGCAACTTCCGTTTCCCGTTCCTGCCGGTGGGTCATTACCAGCTGGACAGCAGCAAGGACGGCAAGCCGGTGAGCACCACCACCGAGGTGAACGTGAGCCTCGGTAACGCCACCACGGTGAACCTGGTCGAGCGCAATGCCGCCACCACGGAACTCGAAGGCGTGCAGGTCAGCGCGCCGGTGGTCATCAACGCGGTGGACGTCAGTTCCACCGAAATCGCGACGAACGTCAGCCGCGAGGAAATCCGCCGCCTGCCGGTCGACCAGAACGTGCAGTCCGTGGCGCTCCTGGCGCCGGCGGTGAACAAGGGCAATGCCGGCTTCGGCGGCATCTCCTTCGGCGGTTCGTCCGTCGCCGAGAATTCGTTCTACGTGAACGGCCTCAACGTCACCGACTTCTACAACCGCAACGGCTTTTCCGAGGCGCCGTTCGCCTTCTACCAGGAATTCCAGGTCAAGACCGGCGGCTACTCGGTGGAATTCGGCCGTACTACCGGCGGCGTGGTGAACGCGGTGACCCGTTCGGGTACCAACGAGTTCAAGGCCGGCGCCGAGATGACCTTCGAGCCCAGCGCCTGGCAGGCCACCACGAAAAACCGCTACTGGGACGGCGAGCGCTACATCACGTCGTCAGAGGACCACTACTCGCGCACGAAGATGAACGTGTACGCGTCCGGTCCCATCGTGAAGGACAAGCTGTTCTTCTTCGCCATGTACGAGGCGCGCGGCTACACCCCGCAGAACACCAACGACGAAGGCACCCTGCTCACCCAGAACGACACCGACTCCGGTTTCTGGGGCACCAAGATCGACTGGCACATCAACGACAAGAACCTGCTCGAGTTCATGGCCTTCTCGGACAAGGACCGGAACGAGGGCTCGGTCTATTCGTACGACTTCGCCACGCATACCAAGGGTACGAAGAACGACGTCATCACCAGCGACACGGGCGGCAGGAACTGGAACGGCACCTTCACCAGCTACCTCGTCGACAGCCTGTCGATGAAACTGATGTATGGACGGAACGAGCGCGAGTCCTTCACCCACGGCCTCGCCGACGCCGAGTGCAACCCGGTGCGGATCGACGACAGCGCGGACGCCCCGGATGTGCCGCTGGGCTGCAGTGCGAGCACGATGGTCGAGAAGCGCAACGATACCCGCAAGCAGGGTCGCGCCGACTTCGAATGGACGCTGGGCGACCACCTCGTCCGCTTCGGTTACGACCACGAGGTGGACACCTCGGAATATCAGCGTCATTACCCGGGGCCGGGCGAGTACTACTACAGCATCGTCCATGCCGATCCGGGCTCCACCATCGAGAACGACGGCGTCATGCCGCCCGGCTACGACATGTACGTGCGCCAGCGCCGTTACAACATCGGGGGCACCTTCGAGACGACTAACAACGCGTATTACATCGAGGACAACTGGAACATCACGCCGGACTTCCTGCTGAACGTGGGCCTGCGCAGCGACTCCTTCGACAACAAGACCGCCGAAGGCAAGAGTTACATCAAGGTCGATAACATGATCGCGCCGCGCCTGGGCTTCTCCTGGGACCTCAACGGCGACGGCAGGACGAAGATCTTCGGCAACCTCGGCCGCTATTACCTGCCGGTCGCCAACGTGATCAACATCAAGCAGGCCGGCGGCCTGCTCGACGAGCGCACGTTCTACACCTTCGAGGGCTACCAGATCCTCGAGCGCAACGGATCGCAGTATGCCGTGCCGATCCTCGGCCAGCAGATCGGCGCGGTGGATACGTCGCAGGGTAACGGCACCGTGGGCGACCTGCGTGCCGAAGTCGACAAGAACATGGACCCGGTCTACCAGGACGAGGCCATCCTGGGCTTCCAGCAGATGATCACCGACAAGTGGTCGTGGGGCGTGAGCGGTACCTACCGCAAGCTGCACGACGCCATCGACGACATGGAGATCAGCGCCACGCCGCAATGCGGTGGCGACGGCTACATCGGCTACGTGATGGGCAACCCAGGCCGCAACGTCACCGTCTACGGCGACACCAATTGCGACGGCACGCCGGACGGCTACCTCACCATCGACACATCGAAGCAGGGTTGGGCCTTGTACGACGCCTCGGGGAACTACCTCGGCCAGCGCGGCTGGAAGAAGCCCCGGCGCACGTTCGGCTCCCTGGAATTCCAGGTGGACCGTGCCTGGGACGAGAAGTGGATGCTCAACGCGTCGTACGTGCTTTCGTGGAGCCGCGGCAACGCGGAAGGCCCGGTCAACTCGGACACCAACTTCGACGATACCGGTCGTACCGAGAACTTCGACGACCCGTGGGTGAACCTGTCGGGTGGCTACCTGCCGAACGATCACCGCCACCAGTTCAAGCTGCGCGGCACCTACGCGATCAACAAGCAGTGGCAGGTCGGCGCCGACGTCACGGCGCTATCGGGCAGCCCGATCACCGCCTACGGCGTCGGTAATCCCTACGACAAGACCTCCTACCACAGCTACTTCATCTGCGTGGAGAACTGCGCCGATCCGGTCTCCGAGAACCGCGTGTACGTCGAGTCTTCGCGCGGCGCGAAGCGCACGCCCTGGACCTTCAACCTCAACGCCAGCATCACCTACCTGCTGCCGCTGGACGAGAAGAACAACCTCCGCGTGAAGTTCGCCGTGTACAACCTGCTGAACCAGCAGCGCACCACCGGCGTCGACCAGGACCTGCAGACGTCGATCGGCAGCAACAGCAACACGTACCTGCAGCCGATCCGCTTCCAGCCGCCGCGCTTCGGGCAGCTGACGGTCTCGATCGATTTCTGA